Proteins from one Streptomyces sp. NBC_00390 genomic window:
- a CDS encoding DUF2716 domain-containing protein, which yields MGTRPAARAALRACPVDLSDYYVYLTEDFLIGSVGHPWEESLCLFGQGLLDVVGVQVDEILGVSIALTGKVRRAGGSSGWMSADVRSDRWGCGG from the coding sequence GTGGGCACACGACCAGCCGCACGTGCTGCTCTCCGGGCCTGTCCTGTCGACCTCAGCGACTACTACGTCTACCTCACGGAAGACTTCCTGATCGGCAGCGTCGGGCACCCCTGGGAGGAGTCGCTATGTCTGTTCGGGCAGGGGCTCCTCGATGTCGTAGGAGTGCAGGTCGACGAGATTCTCGGCGTGTCTATTGCTCTGACCGGGAAGGTTCGCCGGGCCGGCGGTTCCAGCGGTTGGATGTCCGCAGACGTCCGATCCGACCGTTGGGGGTGTGGTGGCTGA
- a CDS encoding NADH:flavin oxidoreductase, giving the protein MTVTTSSASRAAEILSRPVALNGLTVPNRIVMAPMTRMFSPGGVPGEDVRSYYARRAAAGVGLIVTEGTYVGHESAGSSNRVPRFHGEEQLAGWTKVAEAVHAAGGTIVPQLWHIGMVRKQGDAPYAEAPAIGPSGIRVDGTENAGKAMTRRDLDDVISAFAEAAAAAERIGFDGVELHGAHGYLLDQFLWAGTNRRTDAYGGDQVARTRFAAEIVAAVRETVSPDFPVIFRYSQWKQEAYDARLAETPEELEAILTPLAAAGVDAFHASTRRYWLPEFEGSDLNLAGWTKKLTGRPTITVGSVGLDGDFIRAFAGEGAEVGSIDNLLDRMERDEFDLVAVGRALLQDPQWAAKVLGDRLEELKPYDGAALKTLS; this is encoded by the coding sequence CCTGTCCCGGCCTGTCGCGCTGAACGGCCTGACCGTCCCGAACCGCATCGTGATGGCGCCCATGACACGCATGTTCTCCCCGGGCGGCGTCCCCGGTGAGGACGTGCGGTCCTACTACGCCCGTCGCGCCGCTGCCGGTGTCGGCCTGATCGTCACCGAGGGGACCTACGTCGGCCACGAGTCGGCCGGGTCGAGCAACCGTGTGCCGCGGTTCCACGGTGAGGAGCAGCTGGCGGGGTGGACGAAGGTCGCCGAGGCCGTTCACGCTGCGGGCGGCACGATAGTGCCGCAGCTGTGGCACATCGGCATGGTGCGCAAGCAGGGCGATGCGCCCTACGCCGAGGCCCCCGCCATCGGCCCCTCCGGCATCCGCGTCGACGGCACCGAGAACGCAGGCAAGGCGATGACCCGGCGCGACCTGGACGACGTCATCAGTGCCTTCGCCGAGGCTGCCGCGGCTGCCGAACGCATCGGCTTCGACGGCGTCGAACTGCACGGCGCCCACGGCTACCTCCTCGACCAGTTCCTGTGGGCGGGGACGAACCGCCGTACCGACGCCTACGGCGGCGACCAGGTGGCCCGCACGAGGTTCGCGGCCGAGATCGTGGCCGCCGTCCGCGAGACCGTCTCGCCCGACTTCCCGGTGATCTTCCGCTACTCGCAGTGGAAGCAGGAAGCCTACGACGCGAGGCTCGCCGAGACACCGGAGGAGCTGGAGGCGATCCTCACCCCGCTCGCCGCGGCCGGCGTCGACGCCTTCCACGCCTCCACCCGCCGCTACTGGCTCCCGGAGTTCGAAGGCTCGGACCTGAACCTGGCAGGCTGGACCAAGAAGCTCACCGGCAGGCCCACCATCACCGTCGGTTCGGTCGGCCTCGACGGCGACTTCATCCGCGCGTTCGCGGGCGAGGGCGCCGAGGTCGGCAGCATCGACAACCTCCTCGACCGCATGGAGCGCGACGAGTTCGATCTGGTCGCCGTCGGCCGCGCCCTCCTCCAGGATCCGCAGTGGGCGGCAAAGGTCCTGGGGGACCGGCTCGAGGAGCTCAAGCCGTACGACGGGGCGGCGCTGAAGACGCTGAGCTAG